The following are from one region of the Catenulispora sp. EB89 genome:
- a CDS encoding helix-turn-helix domain-containing protein, whose amino-acid sequence MPQLETTFAAELRRLRLRAQLTLEALAEASGVSVRTIGALERGQSLGPQRRTVLALADGLGLDDAERQALEQLADVGRPRPVTAPGGWCVPPRPVPDFTGRDAEVDRLVALAAESGADAHAAAAVAVLSGPGGVGKTTLAVEAGRRAAASAGLPLFYLDLRGMDPEPLEPAVALFRLLKALGVGNRDMPDDLDSRSGQFRTLVEQRPAIVVLDNARDEEQVRPLLPGAGVGSVLVTSRRLLTGLEGVERLAVPILDDAAAQRLLTSIVGDTEGPRGDGLEDLAALCGGLPLALRIIGNRLATRPRWTARQLADRLGDSERRLERIHAGDLQITAAFAMSYDHLTPAAQRLCRRAALVPGPDFAAPLASMLIGASVPDTEELLDELHELGLLSQTAGGRYGFHDLIRLFAGDRLDAEEPGRREPLAAAMTDWLLTVAVAAGRWFEPAYGAAPAEWDLPVDLSSADAASAWLQDEADNWFGAVRIAASEGHDRQVIDTAEAVRWYSDRWFLWTHWHELFVLGVEAADRLGDTVAQAKQLNYLSWAQAQRHEHATAAQTALRAAGIAEAAGAVGPQAWAFLFAANAEAQLDLSKALRHAQDADRLFAQSEDYEGQLNALQTVGMISLMLGHADEGIEKLREAVELARVPQDGPGLQLIADVALLLSAWYLARAYEQTGTDADPAAEDAYRLALTSADAAGTPYQQAKVERGFALLLDRTDRRKEAATLLRAARERFVEVDAAPEVAEADALLAEWG is encoded by the coding sequence ATGCCGCAGCTGGAAACGACCTTCGCGGCGGAGCTGCGCCGCCTGCGGCTGCGGGCCCAGCTGACTTTGGAGGCGCTCGCCGAGGCCTCGGGTGTGAGCGTCCGGACGATCGGTGCGCTGGAGCGCGGCCAGAGCCTGGGCCCTCAGCGCCGGACCGTGCTCGCCCTGGCCGACGGCCTCGGTCTCGACGATGCGGAACGCCAAGCCTTAGAGCAGCTGGCTGACGTGGGTCGTCCCCGGCCGGTCACCGCGCCCGGCGGCTGGTGCGTGCCGCCGCGGCCGGTTCCCGACTTCACCGGACGTGACGCGGAGGTGGACCGGCTCGTCGCGCTGGCTGCGGAGTCCGGCGCTGACGCGCACGCCGCCGCTGCCGTCGCCGTGCTCTCCGGTCCCGGCGGGGTCGGCAAGACGACGCTCGCGGTCGAAGCCGGTCGTCGCGCGGCCGCCTCCGCCGGCCTTCCGCTGTTCTACCTGGACCTGCGCGGCATGGACCCCGAGCCGCTGGAACCGGCGGTGGCCCTGTTCCGGTTGCTGAAAGCGCTCGGCGTTGGCAACCGCGACATGCCCGATGACCTCGACAGCAGGTCCGGGCAGTTCCGCACGCTGGTGGAGCAGCGGCCGGCGATCGTCGTCCTGGACAACGCGCGCGACGAGGAGCAAGTTCGTCCCCTGTTACCCGGCGCGGGCGTCGGGTCGGTGCTCGTCACCAGTCGCAGACTCCTGACAGGACTGGAGGGCGTCGAGCGCCTGGCGGTCCCGATCCTCGACGACGCAGCGGCCCAGCGTCTGCTGACCTCGATCGTCGGCGACACCGAGGGTCCCCGGGGCGACGGTCTGGAGGATCTGGCCGCGTTGTGCGGCGGACTGCCGCTCGCGCTGCGCATCATCGGCAACCGCCTGGCCACGCGCCCTCGCTGGACCGCCCGCCAGCTCGCGGACCGGCTCGGCGACTCCGAGCGCCGCCTGGAGCGGATCCACGCCGGGGACCTGCAGATCACGGCCGCGTTCGCCATGTCCTACGACCACCTGACCCCGGCCGCCCAACGCCTGTGCCGCCGCGCGGCGCTCGTGCCCGGCCCCGACTTCGCCGCGCCGCTGGCCTCGATGCTGATCGGCGCCTCGGTCCCGGACACCGAGGAGTTGCTGGACGAGCTGCACGAACTCGGCCTGCTGTCCCAGACCGCCGGCGGCCGCTACGGCTTCCACGACCTGATCCGCCTGTTCGCCGGCGACCGCCTCGACGCCGAGGAGCCCGGGCGGCGCGAACCGCTGGCCGCCGCGATGACCGACTGGCTGCTGACCGTGGCCGTCGCCGCCGGCCGGTGGTTCGAGCCCGCATACGGCGCCGCCCCGGCGGAGTGGGACCTCCCGGTGGACCTGTCGAGCGCCGACGCTGCCTCGGCATGGCTGCAGGACGAGGCGGACAACTGGTTCGGCGCCGTCCGCATCGCCGCGTCGGAAGGCCACGATCGTCAGGTCATTGATACGGCTGAAGCCGTGCGCTGGTACTCCGACCGCTGGTTCCTGTGGACGCACTGGCACGAGCTCTTCGTGCTGGGCGTCGAGGCCGCCGACCGGCTCGGCGACACGGTGGCGCAGGCCAAGCAGCTGAACTACCTGTCGTGGGCCCAGGCGCAGCGCCACGAGCACGCGACGGCCGCCCAGACCGCTCTGCGTGCGGCGGGCATCGCGGAAGCGGCTGGAGCGGTGGGCCCGCAGGCCTGGGCGTTCCTGTTCGCAGCGAACGCCGAGGCTCAGCTGGATCTGTCCAAAGCGCTGCGGCACGCGCAGGACGCAGACCGTTTGTTTGCCCAGAGCGAGGACTACGAGGGCCAACTCAACGCCCTGCAAACGGTCGGCATGATCTCGCTCATGCTGGGCCACGCGGATGAGGGTATTGAGAAGCTTCGCGAGGCCGTGGAACTGGCACGCGTCCCGCAGGACGGACCCGGCCTCCAACTCATCGCCGACGTAGCACTTCTGCTCAGCGCCTGGTACCTGGCGCGCGCCTACGAACAGACCGGCACTGACGCCGACCCCGCCGCCGAGGACGCCTACCGCCTGGCCCTGACCAGTGCCGATGCAGCCGGGACGCCGTATCAGCAGGCGAAGGTCGAGCGTGGGTTCGCCCTCCTGCTCGACCGCACCGATCGACGTAAGGAAGCTGCGACGCTGCTGCGCGCGGCGCGTGAACGGTTCGTCGAGGTCGATGCCGCACCGGAGGTCGCGGAGGCCGATGCGTTGTTGGCCGAGTGGGGCTGA
- a CDS encoding winged helix-turn-helix transcriptional regulator → MEVTALADGARGDLFDPACPTRELLDRLGSKWTSMAVKVLAEAAPQEVRFAELRRRMPGVSQKMLSTTLQGLVKDGLARRRVEPTVPPRVHYSLTALGLSLEEPLAALRAWAEEHMAEIDRANERAATERGTAEL, encoded by the coding sequence GTGGAAGTGACCGCCCTGGCCGACGGCGCACGCGGCGACCTGTTCGATCCGGCGTGCCCGACCCGCGAACTGCTGGACCGGCTCGGCTCCAAGTGGACGTCGATGGCGGTGAAGGTGCTCGCCGAGGCCGCGCCGCAGGAGGTCCGCTTCGCCGAGCTGCGGCGCCGGATGCCCGGCGTGTCCCAGAAGATGCTCTCGACCACATTGCAGGGCCTGGTCAAGGACGGTCTCGCGCGGCGCCGCGTGGAGCCGACGGTCCCGCCGCGCGTGCACTACAGCCTGACGGCGCTCGGCCTGTCGCTGGAGGAGCCGCTGGCCGCGCTTCGGGCGTGGGCCGAGGAGCATATGGCGGAAATCGATCGCGCCAACGAGCGTGCGGCGACCGAACGAGGGACGGCCGAGCTGTAG
- a CDS encoding ATP-binding cassette domain-containing protein, with translation MESPAVPVPQPGAPAPAGVSSDSDTRDGGGGSGAGEAGSVISTRELTKVYRGTDFAAVDKLDLDVRPGEIFGLLGPNGAGKTTTVGMLTTRVVPTSGQAFVGDVDVVARPALAKQLIGVVSQQNTLDRQLTVWENLYVHGLLFGVPRAESRRTADRLLEQFQLAKWAKASVFALSGGMAQRLMVARAIFHRPAVLFLDEPTAGLDPQSRLALWDILGELNADGQTILLTTHYMEEADRLCGRVAIMDHGRILALDTPARLKHGVDADTVVSIKARGDLDALGAALRESVSGITRLRASGDSLELHLRGADGSLARIIGAAESAGYVVADLSVAAPSLEDVFIGLTGKELRD, from the coding sequence GTGGAGTCCCCAGCGGTCCCGGTCCCGCAACCGGGGGCCCCGGCCCCGGCCGGCGTCAGCAGTGACAGCGATACCCGTGATGGCGGCGGCGGCAGTGGAGCCGGCGAGGCCGGCAGCGTCATCAGCACCCGGGAGCTGACCAAGGTCTACCGCGGCACGGATTTCGCCGCCGTCGACAAGCTGGACCTGGACGTGCGGCCCGGCGAGATCTTCGGCCTGCTCGGCCCGAACGGCGCGGGCAAGACGACCACCGTCGGCATGCTCACCACGCGGGTGGTGCCCACGTCCGGGCAGGCGTTCGTCGGCGATGTCGACGTGGTGGCGCGGCCGGCCCTGGCCAAGCAGCTGATCGGCGTGGTCTCGCAGCAGAACACGCTGGACCGGCAGCTGACCGTCTGGGAGAACCTGTACGTCCACGGCCTGCTGTTCGGCGTCCCCCGGGCCGAGTCGCGGCGCACCGCCGACCGGCTGCTGGAGCAGTTCCAGCTGGCGAAGTGGGCCAAGGCCTCGGTCTTCGCGCTGTCCGGCGGCATGGCGCAGCGCCTCATGGTCGCGCGCGCCATCTTCCACCGGCCCGCCGTCCTGTTCCTGGACGAGCCGACCGCCGGGCTCGATCCGCAGAGCCGGCTGGCGCTGTGGGACATCCTCGGCGAGCTCAACGCCGACGGCCAGACGATTCTGCTGACCACGCATTACATGGAGGAGGCGGACCGGCTGTGCGGCCGGGTGGCGATCATGGACCACGGCCGCATCCTGGCGCTGGACACCCCGGCCCGGCTGAAGCACGGGGTCGACGCGGACACGGTGGTCTCGATCAAGGCCCGCGGCGACCTCGACGCGCTCGGAGCCGCGCTGCGCGAGTCGGTCTCGGGCATCACCCGGCTGCGGGCGTCCGGCGACAGCCTCGAACTGCACCTGCGCGGCGCCGACGGCTCGCTGGCACGGATCATCGGCGCCGCGGAGAGCGCCGGGTATGTCGTGGCCGACCTGTCCGTGGCCGCGCCGAGCCTGGAGGACGTGTTCATCGGCCTGACCGGTAAGGAGCTGAGGGACTGA
- a CDS encoding ABC transporter permease, with amino-acid sequence MTARTEAVRGTGQQIRSRPARSAAAASRTALGALILRDLMVLKKHFGEFVARTLVQPFLLVFVFLYVFPTIGQGIGGGGGARSESAFATVLVPGVVGIAIMFQGIQAVALQLASEFGYTREIEDRVQAPCPIWLVAMAKVFSGAVQGMISALLVFPIAAVVHAKGVHADLSYHWWILLTLIPLACVAMTSLGLLLGTTFEARNIGLMFGFVVLPLTFLGGTYYEWTRLAPVKVGGFPWLQTLVLVNPLIYINEGMRAALTDAPHMHLYIVYPVLIGFLALFLGLGLRNFGRRVLS; translated from the coding sequence ATGACCGCGCGAACCGAGGCCGTGCGCGGCACCGGACAGCAGATCCGCTCCCGGCCGGCGCGTTCGGCCGCCGCGGCGTCCCGTACCGCGCTCGGCGCGTTGATCCTGCGCGACCTGATGGTGCTGAAGAAGCACTTCGGCGAGTTCGTGGCGCGCACGCTGGTCCAGCCGTTCCTGCTGGTCTTCGTGTTCTTGTACGTGTTCCCCACGATCGGCCAGGGCATCGGCGGCGGGGGCGGCGCGCGCAGCGAGTCGGCGTTCGCCACGGTGCTGGTGCCGGGAGTGGTCGGGATCGCGATCATGTTCCAGGGCATCCAGGCGGTGGCACTCCAGCTGGCCTCGGAGTTCGGCTACACGCGCGAGATCGAGGACCGGGTGCAGGCGCCGTGCCCGATCTGGCTGGTGGCGATGGCGAAGGTGTTCTCCGGCGCGGTCCAGGGGATGATCTCGGCGCTGTTGGTTTTCCCGATCGCCGCGGTGGTGCATGCCAAGGGCGTGCACGCGGACCTGTCGTACCACTGGTGGATCCTGCTGACGCTGATCCCACTGGCCTGCGTGGCGATGACGTCGCTGGGCCTGCTGCTGGGCACCACGTTCGAGGCACGCAACATCGGCCTGATGTTCGGCTTCGTGGTCCTGCCGCTCACGTTCCTCGGCGGGACCTACTACGAGTGGACGCGGCTGGCGCCGGTGAAGGTCGGCGGGTTCCCGTGGCTGCAGACGCTGGTGCTCGTCAATCCCCTGATCTACATCAACGAGGGGATGCGCGCGGCGTTGACCGACGCGCCGCACATGCATCTGTACATCGTGTATCCCGTGCTGATCGGGTTCCTGGCGCTGTTCTTGGGGTTGGGGCTGCGGAACTTCGGGCGACGCGTCCTCTCCTAG